Below is a genomic region from Macaca thibetana thibetana isolate TM-01 chromosome 1, ASM2454274v1, whole genome shotgun sequence.
TTCTAGGGCTCACAATGGCCTCGGGGAAAGTTCACGGGTTGTCATGATGCTCTATGGATCTTTAACCATGAATACCATCACCACTCCCCACAATTCTATTCAAGCAACAACATCAGAACAGGATTcacaaatacaaagaataaaataagcaaattttctgaaaaatgcaGTTTCTATCAATCTGCTTACTTGGGACCCGGTAGCAAACGACCAATCAAGCTGATGTTTCTTCTTACACTTATTAatgaatattataatataaaattgatcatttatagacattatataaatttaaatgggCAACCTAAAATCTCCCACCTATACATCACAAATTGTGTTCATAAATTCTGAGTATTTAGGCAGGCTTTATTAAAGTAAAACTAGTGGACAAAAGTAATTTTCACAATTTGTCTCCCTTCTCCTTTACTGTGCCCTCAGTATTGTCAAATGAACAGCTTAAGCTGAATCTATGTTCCTTTTTTCAGGAAAAATTTCTATCACCTttgtaaagcaaaacaaatattagaaaagGCTGCTTACCCTTCTAGTATTATGACATCAATTGAAAAGCCATCCAAAAATTATGACTACTTAATACTACTTGCATCTAGCATGAAAAGCACAAACAAGCATTTTGTACTTCCTTAATCTTGGCTATGGACAGTGACAGGGCAAAATCAGTAATTGACTAGTGGTGAtagacttttaaattatttttctggaaagaaaaaagctgCCTTGTAACAATAAAAATTACCTCCAGTAATTTCAActtaataaagttttaatttttcccacTTTCTTATCTTAAAAGGTCTGATGATGGAACATTTTCACCCCAAACTTAAATAAGAACCAGTTCAGTCAGACTGACACCTAATGGAAGCTTTTATAGGGAAATGATTCtgcaaaggaaagaaagcaatgaGATAAGTATttatacaacaacaaaatactttgTTAACTATGAGTAGAGGTTTCCTTTAGATTTCATCACTAGCATCTGCAATTATTCCACTCTAAACATTACTCTTCTTCGATGAAGCAACTGCAATAAATCTGCACGAAACTGAATAGAATagcttatttttcaaaagttcttCCTCATCCCCTCAACAAATGCCAGAGTGTTACATCTTTGGTTTCTCACAAACTCTGTCACCAGGCCTTcaactctctttcttcctttcaaatccTAAACACTTATTATTTAGCCAACCAGCATGAGGCCAACTTTCTAGAGACCACCTAGGAGCTAAAGTATGTAGCTTCTACTTTTCTAATTTCCCAATGAAACAATGCCACCAGTAGACATATTGCATTTTGTTAAATACTTAACAAGCACAATATTTAAAAGCCCTAAACCACCAACTGGTGGATCCCTAGAGAAAGAAGGTAATTCATGGAATAATGAAGGAAAGAACAGGAGTTACATATTCTCTTGCTGGTGATAGAATGTCGAATGCAAAGACAgcatctgtgttttctttcctacTTCAACTCATTCTTAAAATGGACTCGCCCCCGGGAGCTTCTGAGAAGGGCTCCACCCGTTCCCTGCAGACAGCAATGTTTTTTGAGCGCAAAAACTGTGAGTATAGATACCCTGGGAGTAATTGTGGGATCAGACACAATGGGGTGGGATTAGGGGTAgggagagggtgtgtgtggagtACCCTTCACTGGGAATCCTAAATATTAGAAGAAAGGCGAAACCCTAGGTGGGGAAGCATGAGAGTGTGCCTGCCTCCTTCAAGACACCTCGGTGTCAGCCTCTCCAGGATTCAGACCACTCTTGTGGGCAAGAGCCCAGTGGGGCACACGCACTTCGTGCCTGGAAAAGGCCCATCCTCCAGGGGGAGAAGGTGTATGAGTTGCAGGTCAGCTTAGAGGGATCCCAGAGCGACGAGAGGGAGAGCTTCGCAGGCCTCtaagtttatttgatttttctcctgcAGTTTCCATTTCTCAGAAATTCAGTCTTCGTGCGCAGCCCGTGCACAACCAACGACCACTACGCAGGGAGGAAACCTGGTCTTAGTGTTTGGCCGCGCTAGTGAATTCTTCTGGGCCCCTGGTACGTTCTTGTCCCCAGCACTCTGTCCTTACACTTTTGAAGCGCCTTGATAGGACGGTCCCAGATGCCTCACAATAGGGAAAGGCAAAGTGCAAAGCTGGCAAAGTTGTGTGGTTCGACGCCGGCGAAAGCTGAGACCTGGAGCACCGGCCCACGCCTTCCACTCTGGGTCATCCTTCCCAGCTCCATCTTGGGCATGCCAACTCCTGCCACGTCCGATTGTCCCCAGAAGTGCCCGGGCATGCTTGAGGGGGTTGGTGGCGGTAGCTTCCTCTTCGCTAGGAGGTGACAAATCCGTGTTGTTTTATCGTccattaatattttgaaacaaacaaacaaaaactcgaAGTAGAAGGAGGGAGAGGCTCTCTCTTGCTCCCGTCCCTTCGCAGCTGACCTGAGAGAGGGGACGTGCCTTGAGTTTGTTGGTGTTTGAGACTCGTCCtaaaggcagaggcagggaagacAGCGCTGAAGAGGTGTCCCAAAGAGATTGGACGTCTGAACAGTCACTGCCTGCCCCAACCTCTTTCAGGAAGGTTCCAGGTCTGTGCCACACTGCAACCAATCCGGTTCCCATCCTGTTTCTCCACCCCTTCTCGGAGAATCCGAAAAGAAAATATGCGTTCCTGAGAGACCCGCCACACTTCCGATCTGGAAGTTCCGCGGGGACCCAGCCCCCGgacccccgccccctccccagctCGACCGCCTAGTCTGGTTGCGGAGCGGCGCGGCCGGCCGGGGGTGGGGCTCCGGCACCGCCCCGGGCCCGGGATTCGCGAAGTCACGCGCTTCCGCAGGCTTGCGGGGGCACCTTCGCCCACGGACACGCCCTTTCTGCGGAGGCAGCCCCCAGAGACCCTCTGCCCAGCTTCAGCACCTCACTCGCGACGCTCCCAAACTGCTCAAGGCCTTTCAGTCGTTCCCAACTTTAGAAAATTGCCCAGAACGCGTCTCTCCCCGAGCCGCACCCCACcgtggagaggagaggagcggGCAGGGGACGCAGAACCGCCCCACAGGCTCGGGGGAACGGACCCCCTTCCTCTCCCCGCCCATCCCCTTCACCTCGCCCCCCGCCCCCTGCGCGAACCCATTTTCCAGTCCTGGTCACCAGAGGCGCAGCGCACAGCCTTTTCGGTGGAACCAGTGCGAAAACACCCgaggaaatgaaaagaacaagaaagTGCTACCTTGGCAACCACGGGCGTTTAGTGGCCAGCTGGTGGGCTGGGGAGGGCGGCCGCTGCCCCCCTGCCGCTGGTACTCTCCTCGACTACGCGTATTCTTAAGCAATAACAACGTAATCCGTATTATCCACCCAAGAATACCCGTCACCGAAGAGAGTCAGAGGACCAAGCTGCCGCTGCCGCTGCTACCGCTGCCGCTGCTACTGCCGCCGCTGCCGCCACCAGAACTCTTGCTGCTCGCTGAGCCCGCCCCTGGCTGGGGATGGGCTGAGCTTGACCGGGACCATAAATCCATAACTCGATTTCCCTAAAGAAGGATCCAAAGCTGTGCTCGGCTGCTTCCTGCCCAAATCCAAATGGCCGCTCTATTTCCAATTCTGAAAGACAAATCACAAAACCAAATACTTAACACAGAAGAGTGCTGTCTTTCCAGTGAGGAGGAAAGATGTGGCAAGGATCTTTGGGCACAAGTGGGAGTGACAAGTAACCTTCAGTTTACCTGGTGCTCTCCCAGTGCCTTCCTCTGTACTTCTCTGCTTGGTACCCAGTCTGGTCTCGGCCAGTCCACTCTAGGTGGTTTGATTGAGTGCCATGGCAGCCAGAGAACCCTGTAAGAGACATGAATAGTTACCCACACaaacattacaaatatatttgCCTAGACGGCTTTGGGAAGAAGTGAGGCTTAAATAAAGATAGGGTCATGCATGGGTGAAATTTTCAATAGTATGTTTTGGAAATGCATTTTTCTCAAGTCCAAGATCATAGAAAATAAACAGTCATTCAATTTACTACTTGAAATCAAATACTTAtagatttacaaaaataggcatcTTTCCTTTGAAGGCCTTAGAGCTATACAacataatgatttttaaagaaaaaaaaaagctccaaggCTTACAATAATTAAATCCATTTTCCATAGTATCAAAACTAAC
It encodes:
- the LOC126947611 gene encoding LOW QUALITY PROTEIN: uncharacterized protein LOC126947611 (The sequence of the model RefSeq protein was modified relative to this genomic sequence to represent the inferred CDS: inserted 2 bases in 1 codon); this translates as MGTGLVAVWHRPGTFLKEVGAGSDCSDVQSLWDTSSALSSLPLPLGRVSNTNKLKARPLSQVSCEGTGARESLSLLLLRVFVCLXFKILMDDKTTRICHLLAKRKLPPPTPSSMPGHFWGQSDVAGVGMPKMELGRMTQSGRRGPVLQVSAFAGVEPHNFASFALCLSLL